In Lycium ferocissimum isolate CSIRO_LF1 chromosome 11, AGI_CSIRO_Lferr_CH_V1, whole genome shotgun sequence, a single genomic region encodes these proteins:
- the LOC132038112 gene encoding uncharacterized protein LOC132038112 encodes MRNGKTIRGEALVKDDVVVDDEKRIEEPIAVDEEVTPKKKRASIEKPIVVEDGPKINETSKDDGKFLKFIERLKGLSINIPLVEALEQMPGYAKFMKDLVTKRRHASFEMVGVTHHCTSIVTKALVQKKEDPGAFTISCTIGVYKFAKALCGLGASINLMSLAIFNKLGLGTPRPTIMRLLMADRTVKKSVGILYDVLVRVNRFIFLVDFVILDCEVDFEVPIILGRPFLVTGHALVDVERGDLKFRMNDEEVAFHICKSTKQPADMSVVSVIDTIDEAMDTTVEHKHVGDMLAAVIMNYEGEDEEEFGETVNALIGLGSYHYNPKKLDIDLEHRATPPAKTSIIELPTLELKPLPSHLRYEFLVPNNTLSKIIFARLMDE; translated from the exons ATGAGGAATGGTAAGACAATTAGGGGAGAGGCATTGGTGAAAGATGATGTGGTGGTTGATGATGAGAAAAGGATTGAAGAACCCATCGCTGTTGATGAAGAAGTGACTCCAAAGAAAAAGCGGGCTAGTATTGAAAAGCCCATTGTTGTTGAAGACGGTCCGAAAATTAATGAAACCTCAAAAG ATGATGGAAAGTTTCTCAAGtttattgagaggttgaaagggCTTTCAATTAACATCCCTTTAGTGGAAGCACTTGAACAAATGCCCGGTTATGCAAAATTCATGAAAGATCTTGTGACCAAGAGGAGACATGCTAGTTTTGAAATGGTGGGAGTTACACATCATTGTACCTCTATTGTGACAAAAGCCTTGGTTCAAAAGAAGGAAGATCCGGGAGCTTTCACCATTTCTTGCACAATCGGGGTGTACAAGTTTGCTAAAGCATTATGTGGTCTTGGAGCAAGTATCAACTTGATGTCGCTTGCTATCTTTAACAAGTTGGGTTTGGGCACTCCTCGACCCACAATAATGAGATTGCTAATGGCGGATAGAACCGTGAAGAAATCGGTTGGTATCCTCTATGATGTGCTTGTGAGAGTAAATCGATTCATTTTTCTGGTTGATTTCGTTATCTTGGATTGTGAAGTTGATTTCGAGGTGCCCATAATCTTGGGAAGACCTTTCTTGGTCACAGGGCATGCTCTTGTAGATGTGGAGAGAGGTGACCTAAAATTTAGAATGAATGACGAAGAAGTCGCTTTCCATATTTGTAAGTCAACGAAACAACCGGCAGATATGAGTGTTGTGTCGGTTATTGATACAATTGATGAAGCCATGGATACAACCGTTGAGCATAAACACGTGGGTGATATGTTAGCGGCGGTGATAATGAACTATGAAggggaagatgaagaagagttcGGGGAGACGGTTAATGCATTGATTGGGTTGGGGTCATACCACTACAATCCAAAGAaacttgatattgatttagAACACCGAGCAACTCCTCCTGCAAAGACCTCCATTATTGAGCTTCCTACTTTGGAACTCAAACCTCTTCCTTCACACTTGAGGTATGAATTTCTTGTTCCTAACAACACGTTGTCCAAGATTATTTTCGCCCGGTTGATGGATGAGTAA